The Salinibaculum sp. SYNS191 genome has a window encoding:
- a CDS encoding ABC transporter permease yields the protein MTDSHDRASFEHVDWSEFDAGRPTLTTQRAVLLVGGLLLAALYLYNIYVAHVYLVATWEFNYTDWLFLLGLLVVVAYGLVPVLQDRSVGRRLVASLWSRPLYKFGAIVLTGFVAVGFLGPLILGPPDLHFVHAFHPPVGFTADSSFTVQCVGDTIPGEGINRFCRGSLLHPLGTNHRGHSMTYLVVLGARVALYIAVFTAAFIVPLATAVGVVAGLHGGLVDNLLTAYVDVQMAIPAILLYFVGYFYFNGSLLLLLGTFCLFSWAGVARLVRSEVIQHREDGHVLVARSLGASRSYVAKRHILPNITNTLVPALFHLVALLVLVEAGVAFLGFSDVSLHSWGGTIAEGLGPEGTAKAHEVWWISTVPAAALLLTLTSFKLVGDGLRDALDPRGGE from the coding sequence ATGACGGATTCGCACGATAGAGCCAGCTTCGAGCACGTCGATTGGTCGGAGTTCGATGCGGGCCGCCCGACGCTCACCACACAGCGGGCCGTCCTGCTGGTCGGTGGCCTGTTGCTCGCGGCACTGTACCTCTACAACATCTACGTCGCCCACGTCTACCTGGTCGCCACGTGGGAGTTCAACTACACCGACTGGCTGTTCCTGCTCGGCCTGCTCGTGGTCGTCGCCTACGGGCTCGTTCCGGTGTTGCAGGACCGCTCTGTCGGCCGCAGACTCGTCGCCTCCCTCTGGTCGCGCCCCCTCTACAAGTTCGGGGCCATCGTCCTGACGGGATTCGTCGCCGTGGGCTTTCTCGGCCCGCTCATCCTCGGGCCGCCGGACCTCCACTTCGTCCACGCCTTTCACCCCCCCGTCGGTTTCACCGCCGATTCGAGTTTCACCGTCCAGTGCGTCGGCGACACGATTCCCGGTGAGGGCATCAACCGCTTTTGCCGCGGCTCGCTCTTGCACCCGCTTGGGACCAACCACCGCGGTCACTCGATGACCTACCTCGTCGTCCTCGGGGCCCGGGTGGCACTTTACATCGCCGTCTTCACGGCGGCCTTCATCGTCCCGCTCGCGACTGCAGTCGGCGTCGTCGCCGGCCTCCACGGCGGCCTCGTCGACAACCTCCTCACGGCCTACGTGGACGTCCAGATGGCTATCCCCGCCATCCTGCTGTACTTCGTCGGCTACTTCTACTTCAACGGGTCCCTGCTCCTGTTGCTCGGCACTTTCTGTCTGTTTAGCTGGGCCGGCGTCGCCCGACTCGTCCGCAGCGAGGTCATCCAGCACCGCGAGGACGGCCACGTCCTCGTCGCGCGCAGCCTCGGTGCCTCCCGGTCGTACGTCGCGAAACGGCACATCCTGCCGAACATCACGAACACGCTCGTGCCCGCCCTGTTCCACCTCGTCGCGCTGCTCGTCCTCGTCGAGGCCGGCGTCGCCTTCCTCGGGTTCTCCGACGTCTCCCTGCACTCCTGGGGCGGCACCATCGCCGAGGGGCTGGGCCCCGAGGGGACGGCCAAAGCACACGAGGTCTGGTGGATCTCGACCGTTCCCGCCGCCGCCCTGTTGCTGACGCTCACCTCGTTCAAACTCGTCGGCGACGGACTGCGCGACGCGCTCGACCCGCGGGGTGGTGAGTGA
- a CDS encoding ABC transporter ATP-binding protein, whose protein sequence is MADETSATGTMRTDEPLLAVENLRTHIDTDGGTVRAVDGVSFSVERGETVCLVGQSGCGKSVTCESLTDLVEPPVEVVDGTVSFDGESLLADTDRARRARGDRIGHVFQNPQHALDPVYTVGEQIEEVLSIHGDGRDARERAVELLRQVGIPQAARRVDDYPHEFSGGMQQRAALAIALAAEPDLLVADEPTTAVDVTVQARLIELLRDLTDGGMAMLLVTHDLRVVAALADRVLVMYGGTIVERGPVADVFDCPAHPYTQALFDSYDGLSDRFAETTRAVPTDGCRFREECQHATERCEGSDQPAFVPVDGDPSHAASCVYYADDTEEDPATILQEARSARPRVGGDDD, encoded by the coding sequence ATGGCCGACGAAACCAGCGCTACGGGCACAATGCGGACCGACGAACCGCTGCTCGCGGTGGAGAACCTCCGGACGCACATCGACACGGACGGCGGGACTGTCCGCGCCGTCGACGGCGTGAGCTTCTCGGTCGAGCGGGGTGAGACGGTCTGCCTGGTCGGCCAGTCGGGGTGTGGCAAGAGCGTCACCTGCGAGTCGCTCACCGACCTCGTCGAGCCGCCCGTCGAGGTGGTCGACGGCACCGTCTCCTTCGACGGCGAGTCGCTGCTGGCCGACACCGACCGCGCCCGCCGCGCCCGGGGCGACCGCATCGGTCACGTCTTCCAGAATCCCCAGCACGCGCTGGACCCAGTCTACACCGTCGGCGAGCAAATCGAGGAAGTACTGTCGATTCACGGGGACGGCAGGGACGCCCGGGAGCGGGCCGTCGAGTTGCTGCGGCAGGTCGGCATCCCGCAAGCGGCCAGGCGGGTCGACGACTACCCCCACGAGTTCTCCGGGGGGATGCAACAGCGGGCGGCACTCGCCATCGCGCTGGCCGCCGAACCGGACCTGCTCGTCGCCGACGAGCCGACGACGGCCGTCGACGTGACCGTGCAGGCGCGGCTCATCGAACTCCTGCGGGACCTGACCGACGGCGGGATGGCGATGCTGCTGGTCACACACGACCTGCGCGTCGTCGCGGCGCTGGCCGACCGCGTGCTCGTGATGTACGGCGGCACCATCGTCGAGCGCGGGCCCGTCGCGGACGTCTTCGACTGCCCGGCCCACCCCTACACGCAGGCGCTGTTCGACAGCTACGACGGCCTCTCGGACCGCTTCGCGGAGACGACCCGCGCCGTCCCGACCGACGGCTGTCGGTTCCGCGAGGAGTGCCAGCACGCGACCGAGCGCTGCGAGGGGAGCGACCAGCCGGCGTTCGTCCCGGTCGACGGCGACCCCAGCCACGCCGCCTCGTGCGTGTACTACGCCGACGACACCGAGGAGGACCCCGCGACCATCCTGCAGGAGGCCCGCAGCGCCCGCCCGCGGGTGGGTGGTGACGATGACTGA
- a CDS encoding ABC transporter ATP-binding protein, with protein sequence MTEDADGPPLLAVEDLETHYPITEGLLRREVGRVRAVDGVSFTVDSGEVLGLVGESGSGKTTTALSVLRMEEPTGGTVRFEGDPVGDLSGEALRSFQRRVQLVVQDPNDAFNPRMTVGEAVAEPLELHGMRDADRRRALVTDLLERVGLSAEDADSYPHEFSGGEKQRIAIARALVVNPDLLVADEPTSALDTRVQSDILALLADIRREFDVGILFISHDTDVVRRFCDRVAVMYLGEVVERGPVADVFDAPAHPYTRLLLDSVPSLDPADRGVDRPLTDAVPEPSDPPSGCRFHTRCPALVPPSDVDLPTDLWRRVARFRFSVQTGELPEALGNGTRPADAVAVREAFDLPASIPDERVERAVAAAAEALADGDTDRASDRLAEAVPTVCEHEAPAETTTDGRTVQCHRYDPAVDAEPRSR encoded by the coding sequence ATGACTGAGGACGCCGACGGGCCGCCGCTGCTCGCGGTGGAGGACCTGGAGACTCACTACCCGATTACGGAGGGCCTGCTCCGCCGCGAGGTAGGTCGGGTCCGGGCGGTCGACGGCGTGAGTTTCACCGTCGACAGCGGCGAGGTGCTGGGACTGGTCGGCGAGTCCGGCAGCGGCAAGACCACGACGGCGCTGTCGGTGCTCCGCATGGAGGAACCGACCGGCGGTACGGTCCGGTTCGAGGGCGACCCCGTCGGGGACCTCTCCGGCGAGGCCCTGCGGTCGTTCCAGCGCCGCGTCCAGCTCGTCGTCCAGGACCCCAACGATGCGTTCAACCCCCGGATGACAGTCGGCGAGGCCGTCGCGGAACCGCTGGAACTGCACGGGATGCGCGACGCTGACCGCCGGCGGGCGCTCGTAACAGACCTGCTCGAACGCGTCGGCCTCTCCGCCGAGGACGCCGACAGCTACCCCCACGAGTTCTCCGGTGGGGAGAAGCAACGCATCGCCATCGCCCGCGCGCTCGTGGTCAACCCCGACCTGCTCGTCGCGGACGAACCGACGAGCGCGCTCGATACCCGGGTCCAGTCCGACATCCTCGCGCTGCTGGCGGACATCCGCCGGGAGTTCGACGTCGGCATCCTCTTCATCAGCCACGATACCGACGTCGTCCGCCGGTTCTGCGACCGCGTCGCCGTGATGTACCTGGGCGAAGTCGTCGAGCGTGGCCCCGTCGCGGACGTCTTCGACGCGCCCGCGCACCCCTACACGCGACTCCTGCTCGATTCGGTGCCGAGCCTCGACCCCGCAGACCGCGGAGTCGACCGGCCGCTGACCGACGCAGTCCCGGAGCCGTCGGACCCCCCGTCGGGCTGTCGGTTCCACACCCGCTGTCCGGCGCTCGTCCCCCCGAGCGACGTGGATCTCCCGACGGACCTGTGGCGGCGCGTCGCTCGCTTCCGGTTCTCGGTCCAGACCGGTGAACTGCCGGAGGCACTCGGGAACGGCACTCGGCCGGCGGACGCGGTGGCCGTCCGCGAGGCCTTCGACCTGCCGGCGTCGATTCCCGACGAGCGCGTCGAGCGTGCCGTCGCCGCGGCGGCCGAGGCGCTCGCCGACGGCGACACGGACCGGGCGAGCGACCGCCTCGCGGAGGCGGTTCCGACGGTCTGCGAGCACGAAGCGCCCGCGGAGACCACGACCGACGGGCGTACGGTGCAGTGTCACCGCTACGACCCCGCCGTCGACGCCGAACCCCGCTCGCGCTGA
- a CDS encoding DUF5658 family protein: protein MPGETDAEREPLFTPRRARRMTRTHAVLWSVILAATAADIVLTVTGLANGLREGNVVLHALVSEFGLAGLWGLKFAAMVWLVAGWALLSDRNAAIFLALFALVTVAVVVNNAVLVAGL from the coding sequence ATGCCCGGCGAGACGGACGCGGAGCGTGAGCCGCTGTTCACGCCCCGGCGAGCGCGGCGGATGACGCGGACTCACGCCGTCCTCTGGAGTGTCATCCTCGCCGCGACGGCGGCCGACATCGTCCTGACAGTGACGGGACTGGCGAACGGGCTCCGCGAGGGCAACGTCGTCCTCCACGCGCTGGTCTCGGAGTTCGGCCTGGCGGGGCTGTGGGGGCTGAAGTTCGCCGCGATGGTGTGGCTCGTCGCTGGCTGGGCACTTCTCTCGGACCGCAACGCGGCCATCTTCCTCGCGCTGTTCGCGCTCGTCACCGTCGCCGTCGTCGTCAACAACGCCGTGCTCGTCGCCGGTCTCTAG
- a CDS encoding DUF7385 family protein encodes MEQLDISDGFDVHDYRHGLKLLKEDRGTMHLANREGFACPACGEPFERLFVSERRTNTFGNPGTAFCLARTDEKLLLLTH; translated from the coding sequence ATGGAACAGCTCGACATCTCTGACGGGTTCGACGTCCACGACTACCGCCACGGGCTGAAACTGCTCAAGGAGGACCGCGGGACGATGCACCTGGCGAACCGCGAAGGCTTCGCCTGTCCGGCCTGTGGCGAGCCCTTCGAGCGCCTGTTCGTCTCCGAGCGACGGACGAACACCTTCGGCAATCCCGGGACGGCGTTCTGTCTCGCGCGGACCGACGAGAAACTGCTCCTCCTGACCCACTGA
- a CDS encoding cytochrome c oxidase subunit 3: MSLAKDESTDDHGGHHLPAVEDWPRGFGEASWWPFIAALGVGGIYIGAALFILGNGANNIVSPMIGPAVLVGSTALFLGGLYGWLYHAFVVNFWEHGTEGHGSGTLRFAMLLFLGTEVATFGAGFVYYFFIRSGPWVAERPELLSPLIFINTAILIASSFTLHFAHVSLLRDNRKWFIRLLGVTLLLGIIFIGGQGLEYYEFLVHENFSLETGIFGSAFYGLTGLHGLHVSLGAILLAILFFRSLYGQYSAQKHTSVSTVSMYWHFVDIVWVFLVVVIYVGAEVNL, from the coding sequence ATGAGTCTCGCAAAGGACGAGTCAACGGACGACCACGGGGGGCATCATCTGCCCGCCGTCGAAGACTGGCCACGCGGCTTCGGGGAGGCCAGCTGGTGGCCCTTCATCGCCGCGCTGGGCGTCGGCGGTATCTACATCGGTGCTGCGCTGTTCATCCTCGGCAACGGAGCGAACAACATCGTCAGCCCGATGATCGGCCCCGCGGTCCTCGTCGGTTCGACCGCCCTCTTCCTCGGCGGGCTGTACGGCTGGCTGTATCACGCCTTCGTCGTCAACTTCTGGGAGCACGGGACGGAGGGACACGGCTCCGGCACGCTTCGATTTGCCATGTTGCTGTTCCTCGGGACAGAGGTCGCCACGTTCGGTGCCGGCTTCGTCTACTACTTCTTCATCCGCTCGGGTCCGTGGGTGGCCGAACGGCCCGAGTTGCTCTCGCCGCTCATCTTCATCAACACGGCAATCCTGATCGCCAGCAGTTTCACGCTGCACTTCGCGCACGTCTCGCTGCTGCGTGACAACCGCAAGTGGTTCATCCGGCTGCTCGGCGTCACGCTACTGCTCGGCATCATCTTCATCGGCGGCCAGGGCCTGGAGTACTACGAGTTCCTCGTCCACGAGAACTTCAGCCTCGAAACCGGCATCTTCGGTTCGGCGTTCTACGGCCTGACGGGCCTGCACGGCCTGCACGTCTCGCTGGGTGCCATCCTGCTCGCCATCCTGTTCTTCCGCAGCCTCTACGGACAGTACTCCGCCCAGAAGCACACGTCGGTCTCCACCGTCTCGATGTACTGGCACTTCGTCGACATCGTCTGGGTGTTCCTCGTCGTCGTCATCTACGTCGGCGCGGAAGTCAACCTCTGA
- a CDS encoding C2H2-type zinc finger protein, which produces MTVQQSRAEDETRLDTDPPDADAAVCDRCGRPFASETLLALHRGQAHADDLSDEEIAAFDAAYEDEQADIRLFRLKAVGALVLVYFGFLIVYALV; this is translated from the coding sequence GTGACCGTCCAGCAGTCCCGCGCCGAGGACGAGACACGACTCGACACCGACCCGCCCGACGCCGACGCCGCGGTCTGTGACCGCTGTGGCAGACCCTTCGCCAGCGAGACCCTGCTGGCGCTGCACCGCGGGCAGGCCCACGCCGACGACCTCTCCGACGAGGAGATCGCGGCCTTCGATGCGGCCTACGAGGACGAGCAGGCGGACATCCGCCTGTTCCGGCTGAAAGCGGTGGGTGCGCTCGTCCTCGTCTACTTCGGGTTCCTGATTGTCTACGCCCTCGTCTGA
- a CDS encoding DNA-directed RNA polymerase subunit L yields the protein MELRVIEKEDTMLSIEVAGEDHTFMNVLKGALLETDGVTAATYDVNPEQSGGQTEPILTIKTEESVDALDALEAGADRVIDKSRNFRDAYEAAV from the coding sequence ATGGAACTGCGGGTCATCGAGAAAGAGGACACGATGCTGTCGATAGAGGTCGCCGGCGAGGACCACACCTTCATGAACGTCCTGAAGGGTGCGCTGCTGGAGACCGACGGCGTCACGGCCGCCACCTACGACGTGAACCCCGAGCAGTCGGGGGGACAGACCGAGCCGATTCTGACCATCAAGACCGAGGAGAGCGTCGACGCACTGGACGCCCTGGAGGCGGGTGCCGACCGCGTCATCGACAAGTCACGGAACTTCCGTGACGCCTACGAAGCGGCGGTCTAA
- a CDS encoding CAP domain-containing protein, whose amino-acid sequence MEWRCEWCGKPHDENDPPCDNCGHGTFEKAVVPVADSESELGTEATVWVCTECGREHTKHTPPCSRCGNEKLVRQRQEVDDAELTAPGYLDLLTPRYVLGLVAVLALAALFVLGLTGVIALPGFGNAVPDVSDVPGSDTAIDGVTLSDVETAYLARINDERTGANASELASDDRLDEVATFVNQRVVKTQYADGSLPERERIAELVAGSCQGGATLQTGAVAVGTDDTASDVAAALAESNSLSTAFRSDVTKIGVDVHAAPDGTVVLTQIAC is encoded by the coding sequence ATGGAATGGCGGTGCGAGTGGTGTGGCAAACCCCACGACGAGAACGACCCGCCGTGTGACAACTGCGGCCACGGTACCTTCGAGAAGGCGGTCGTGCCGGTCGCGGATTCGGAGTCGGAACTCGGCACTGAGGCAACGGTCTGGGTGTGCACCGAGTGCGGCCGCGAGCACACCAAGCACACGCCACCGTGTTCGCGGTGTGGCAACGAGAAACTCGTCCGGCAGCGCCAGGAGGTCGACGACGCGGAACTGACCGCGCCGGGCTATCTCGACCTCCTCACTCCGCGGTACGTCCTGGGACTGGTCGCCGTGCTCGCGCTCGCGGCGCTTTTCGTCCTCGGCCTGACCGGCGTCATCGCCCTGCCGGGCTTTGGCAACGCTGTCCCCGACGTCTCGGACGTCCCCGGCAGCGATACCGCTATCGACGGCGTGACGCTGTCGGACGTCGAGACGGCGTATCTCGCGCGTATCAACGACGAGCGGACGGGCGCGAACGCGTCCGAACTCGCGAGCGACGACCGGCTCGACGAGGTGGCGACGTTCGTGAACCAGCGCGTCGTGAAAACGCAGTACGCCGACGGGTCGCTCCCCGAGCGGGAGCGAATCGCCGAACTGGTCGCCGGGAGTTGCCAGGGCGGCGCGACGCTCCAGACCGGCGCGGTCGCCGTCGGGACGGACGACACGGCGAGCGACGTCGCGGCCGCGCTCGCGGAGAGTAACAGTCTCTCGACGGCGTTTCGCAGTGACGTGACGAAAATCGGGGTCGACGTCCACGCCGCTCCGGACGGGACCGTCGTCCTGACACAGATTGCCTGTTAG
- a CDS encoding FAD:protein FMN transferase, translating to MSERLAALTARLGTASTEFECCDTAFRLEVRGPAASRALDRAASTARRLEAQLDAFDDSSAVACLNETGCVENEHVARVVRRALAYRERTDGVFDVQRGRLEHDLKRYLRGDVDEPPSPDDDADAAVTVNGDTVETSAPLDLNGLAKGYIVDRVHDAAAGLGRTVFVSGGGDMTPPPAPVGVESPWDDTHLRALDTDWAVATSGGYRRERGGLDHIYDPRAGTVGSRHDLVTVVAERDCTEADALATTLAVLPHEAALSLAEDWQGVEALVVTCGVFRETEGFGDHVVAT from the coding sequence GTGAGCGAGCGCCTCGCTGCACTCACTGCACGCCTCGGGACCGCGAGCACTGAGTTCGAGTGTTGTGACACGGCGTTCCGTCTCGAGGTCCGCGGCCCCGCCGCGTCGCGTGCGCTCGACCGTGCGGCATCGACGGCCCGCCGACTGGAGGCGCAACTCGACGCCTTCGACGACAGCAGCGCCGTCGCGTGCCTCAACGAGACGGGTTGCGTCGAGAACGAACACGTCGCCCGCGTCGTCCGGCGGGCTCTCGCCTACCGCGAGCGCACCGACGGCGTCTTCGACGTCCAGCGGGGGCGGCTGGAACACGACCTGAAGCGGTACCTTCGCGGCGACGTCGACGAGCCCCCGTCGCCGGACGACGACGCCGACGCGGCGGTGACCGTGAACGGTGACACTGTCGAAACCTCTGCACCGCTTGACCTCAACGGGCTGGCGAAGGGCTACATCGTCGACCGCGTTCACGACGCCGCTGCCGGGCTCGGCCGGACTGTTTTCGTCAGCGGTGGGGGCGACATGACGCCGCCCCCCGCCCCCGTCGGCGTCGAGAGCCCGTGGGACGACACCCACCTGCGGGCGCTCGACACGGACTGGGCAGTGGCGACTTCCGGCGGCTACCGACGCGAACGCGGCGGTCTCGACCACATCTACGACCCCAGGGCGGGGACGGTCGGGAGTCGTCACGACCTGGTGACGGTGGTGGCGGAACGCGACTGCACGGAGGCCGACGCGCTCGCGACGACGCTGGCTGTCCTCCCCCACGAGGCGGCACTGTCGCTCGCGGAGGACTGGCAGGGCGTCGAGGCGCTTGTGGTCACCTGCGGCGTCTTCCGGGAGACGGAGGGGTTCGGCGACCATGTCGTCGCGACGTGA
- a CDS encoding winged helix-turn-helix transcriptional regulator, which yields MSEDTAAELELPTRRAIYQRIVDTPGIHVRALFDDLDLAKGTVQYHLRWLEDEDIVEVSDDGEYTRYYPADSFDESDRQVLNALRRTLARRVLAYLAAEEQLTTADLADHLDKSNSTISWHLSKLQDAGLVEKHRDGRCVLYELTDPQRVRYLYTVYRASFTDRLVDRLFDLWESY from the coding sequence ATGTCCGAAGACACCGCGGCCGAGTTGGAACTGCCCACGCGGCGGGCCATCTACCAGCGCATCGTCGACACGCCGGGGATCCACGTTCGGGCCCTGTTCGACGACCTGGACCTGGCGAAAGGGACAGTCCAGTACCACCTCCGGTGGCTGGAGGACGAGGACATCGTCGAGGTCAGCGACGACGGTGAGTACACCCGCTACTACCCGGCGGACTCCTTCGACGAGAGCGACCGGCAGGTGCTCAACGCGTTGCGCCGGACACTCGCCAGGCGGGTCCTCGCCTATCTCGCCGCCGAGGAGCAACTGACGACCGCCGACCTGGCCGACCACCTCGACAAGTCGAACTCGACCATCTCCTGGCACCTCTCGAAACTCCAGGACGCCGGTCTGGTCGAGAAACACCGGGACGGGCGGTGCGTCCTCTACGAACTCACCGACCCACAGCGGGTGCGCTACCTCTACACCGTCTACCGCGCGTCCTTCACCGACCGGCTCGTCGACCGGCTGTTCGACCTTTGGGAGAGTTACTGA
- the hisF gene encoding imidazole glycerol phosphate synthase subunit HisF: MLTKRIIPCIDVDVDEDGEAAVYTGTNFEDLKYTGDPVEMAKRYNEAGADEFVFLDITASAEGRETMLDTVSAVADEVFIPLTVGGGIRTREDIKETLRAGADKVSINTGALENPALIEEGARAFGNQCIVISVDARRRYDDEGEYYAEVDGESCWFECTVKGGREGTGTDVVAWAKEAEDRGAGELFVNSIDADGTKEGYDIPLMTAVCDAVSTPVIASSGCGSPEHAYEVFTEANADAALAASIFHFGEYTIQETKEYLAERGIPVRL; the protein is encoded by the coding sequence GTGCTAACGAAGCGAATCATCCCCTGTATCGACGTGGACGTCGACGAGGACGGCGAGGCGGCCGTCTACACGGGGACGAACTTCGAGGACCTGAAATACACCGGAGACCCGGTGGAGATGGCCAAACGCTACAACGAGGCCGGGGCCGACGAGTTCGTCTTCCTGGATATCACGGCAAGCGCCGAGGGACGGGAGACGATGCTCGACACCGTCTCCGCCGTCGCCGACGAGGTGTTCATCCCGCTGACCGTCGGCGGTGGCATCCGCACGCGCGAGGACATCAAGGAGACACTGCGCGCGGGCGCGGACAAGGTCTCGATCAACACGGGCGCGCTGGAGAACCCCGCCCTCATCGAGGAGGGCGCACGCGCCTTCGGCAACCAGTGCATCGTCATCTCGGTCGACGCCCGCCGGCGCTACGACGACGAGGGCGAGTACTACGCGGAGGTCGACGGCGAGTCCTGCTGGTTCGAGTGTACCGTCAAGGGCGGCCGCGAGGGCACCGGGACCGACGTCGTCGCGTGGGCGAAGGAAGCCGAGGACCGCGGCGCGGGCGAACTGTTCGTCAACTCCATCGACGCCGACGGGACCAAGGAGGGCTACGACATCCCGCTGATGACGGCCGTCTGCGACGCCGTCTCGACGCCGGTCATCGCGTCCTCCGGCTGTGGCAGCCCCGAACACGCCTACGAGGTGTTCACGGAGGCAAACGCCGACGCCGCTCTCGCCGCTTCTATCTTCCACTTCGGCGAGTACACGATACAGGAGACCAAGGAGTATCTGGCCGAGCGCGGGATTCCAGTTCGACTCTGA
- a CDS encoding diadenylate cyclase, whose product MDLLKYAAESLSIEFDRWGEQYVSGPSLYFLVVADVDFGDYADPLGANSWPVDRCQVVTDSPEAFIEAARDVAFTRDGAVVITADGTIQDQMVRVRSPSTAEVRGRDAITAADWMGTKHLSAVEASTRKEVLAAVTVSEEDGRVTIFQDGSYDDYEREELGGRWRPD is encoded by the coding sequence ATGGACCTGCTCAAGTACGCCGCAGAGAGCCTGAGCATCGAGTTCGACCGGTGGGGTGAACAGTACGTCAGCGGCCCGAGTCTCTACTTTCTGGTCGTCGCCGACGTCGACTTCGGCGACTACGCCGACCCGCTCGGAGCGAACTCGTGGCCGGTCGACCGCTGCCAGGTCGTCACCGACTCGCCGGAAGCGTTCATCGAGGCCGCGCGGGACGTGGCGTTCACCCGCGACGGCGCGGTCGTCATCACCGCGGACGGGACCATCCAGGACCAGATGGTCCGCGTGCGGAGTCCGAGCACCGCCGAGGTCCGCGGGCGCGACGCCATCACCGCCGCCGACTGGATGGGGACGAAACATCTCAGCGCCGTCGAGGCCTCGACCCGGAAGGAGGTCCTCGCGGCCGTCACCGTCAGCGAGGAGGACGGCCGCGTCACCATCTTCCAGGACGGGTCCTACGACGACTACGAGCGTGAGGAACTCGGCGGCCGCTGGCGGCCCGACTGA
- a CDS encoding DUF7550 family protein has product MADDHHEEERPAYDPTSPTPPDREPPLRSTAPQSEYTMGQVAVGFVIMLVGLVVTFGLPLALA; this is encoded by the coding sequence ATGGCCGACGACCACCACGAAGAGGAGCGTCCGGCGTACGACCCCACGTCGCCGACGCCCCCGGACAGGGAACCGCCGCTGCGAAGCACCGCCCCCCAGAGCGAGTACACGATGGGCCAGGTCGCCGTCGGATTCGTCATCATGCTCGTCGGACTCGTCGTCACCTTCGGCCTCCCGCTGGCACTCGCCTGA
- a CDS encoding HalX domain-containing protein — protein MTDEQNTILVVDDERDIADLYSTWLEADSEVRTAYGGEEALRKVDGDVDIVFLDRQMPDYSGDEVLDRIRDRDLACRVVMVTAVDPDFDIVSMEFDDYLTKPVMREDLADAVEAMNERDEYDDTLQEYFALTSKKATLEAEKTPSELQTNERYQEMVQRVEDLEEEADTVVTGFENDFDTLFQEFPGGD, from the coding sequence ATGACGGACGAACAGAACACCATCCTGGTCGTCGACGACGAGCGCGACATCGCGGACCTCTACTCGACGTGGCTGGAGGCGGACAGCGAGGTTCGAACAGCGTACGGTGGCGAGGAAGCACTCCGGAAAGTCGACGGCGACGTCGACATCGTCTTCCTCGACCGTCAGATGCCTGATTACTCGGGTGACGAGGTACTCGACCGGATACGCGACCGCGACCTCGCCTGTCGCGTCGTCATGGTGACCGCGGTCGACCCCGACTTCGACATCGTCTCGATGGAGTTCGACGACTACCTGACCAAGCCGGTGATGCGCGAGGACCTCGCCGACGCAGTGGAGGCGATGAACGAGCGCGACGAGTACGACGACACGCTCCAGGAGTACTTCGCGCTGACCTCGAAGAAGGCAACGCTCGAAGCCGAGAAGACTCCCTCGGAGCTCCAGACCAACGAACGGTACCAGGAGATGGTCCAGCGCGTCGAAGACCTAGAAGAAGAAGCCGACACGGTCGTGACTGGATTCGAGAACGACTTCGACACGCTCTTCCAGGAATTCCCCGGCGGGGACTAG